A genomic segment from Tolypothrix sp. NIES-4075 encodes:
- a CDS encoding MbtH family protein, with protein sequence MNNNEQNDDTIYLVVVNHEEQYSIWAKWKKELPLGWKAVGKEGSKEECLAYIEEVWTDMRPLSLRQAMQETST encoded by the coding sequence ATGAATAACAACGAACAAAACGACGATACTATCTATCTTGTAGTAGTCAATCATGAAGAACAATATTCAATTTGGGCTAAATGGAAAAAAGAACTGCCATTAGGATGGAAAGCTGTAGGCAAAGAAGGCTCAAAAGAAGAATGTTTAGCCTACATCGAAGAAGTGTGGACTGATATGCGTCCGTTAAGTTTGCGTCAAGCTATGCAAGAAACTTCAACTTGA
- a CDS encoding glycosyltransferase family 32 protein has product MSKIPKIIHQIFFVGEAAVPENYRRYHQTVLKHHPNWEHRFWDEAQCHKFMEENYSWFLPVYDSYPHKIQRCDAIRYFILHHYGGFYIDMDIECLKPIDDLLEDFEIVLSKLVDFSNAIMGSIAGHPLWLNVFDELIKRKDNSAENTNNFFKNTMPYYVGYSTGPILLNDCVVAGKFHESNTVRVCPGYIFEPGAPMEINGKIFKGKLTSESYTIHHMTTSWLPAHHQITRVIFDIFLQPYWMFRSLLNSGKG; this is encoded by the coding sequence ATGAGCAAAATTCCAAAGATAATCCATCAGATTTTTTTTGTCGGAGAAGCAGCGGTACCTGAAAACTATCGTCGTTATCATCAAACCGTTTTGAAACATCATCCGAATTGGGAACACCGATTTTGGGATGAAGCACAATGCCATAAATTTATGGAAGAGAACTATTCCTGGTTTCTACCAGTGTATGATTCTTATCCTCATAAAATTCAGCGTTGCGACGCCATACGCTATTTCATCCTCCATCACTACGGGGGATTTTATATTGATATGGATATTGAATGCCTCAAACCAATTGACGATTTGCTAGAAGATTTTGAAATTGTTCTCTCAAAACTGGTTGACTTCAGCAATGCGATTATGGGCAGTATTGCGGGACATCCACTTTGGCTAAATGTGTTTGATGAATTAATAAAACGTAAAGATAATTCAGCCGAAAACACAAATAACTTTTTTAAGAATACTATGCCTTATTATGTGGGCTACAGTACTGGTCCAATTTTATTGAATGATTGCGTAGTGGCAGGTAAATTTCACGAAAGCAATACAGTTCGTGTTTGTCCTGGGTACATTTTTGAACCGGGTGCGCCAATGGAAATTAACGGTAAAATTTTCAAAGGTAAGCTAACCTCAGAGTCTTATACCATACACCACATGACCACATCCTGGCTTCCTGCTCACCACCAGATAACCAGAGTTATATTCGATATTTTTTTACAACCCTACTGGATGTTTCGCTCTTTACTAAACAGCGGGAAAGGTTAA
- the xisF gene encoding fdxN element excision recombinase XisF — translation MEVWAYARVSTEEQAEDEGALIKQMRRLRSAGATKIYYDVESRTSDKRKGLLQLIEDVDANAFGKVSKLLFIRIDRLTSSSIMFYRLMDALKKKGIQPTAIDEPFEMSSIGGELTIDVRLAAAKYEVKMLAMRVKKERETRKANKKPHWNAPLGYITDGQKYVKDNRPCVCLIANKSEMNVSQLARFVFDIFLSVGTVSETARQLHDIFGIQAQAVSKSKNNRNNVLGVEEIAIENINKTRGSGLNLRYPHTGLKWSVSGLRSQLVNPIYAGGTAYDTVQYSGGHRKPFDEWEVAWETHEEIIITREEHERVKAMIRENRNNRWANEQKYTNVFANLVKCACCGAAYSRQSKKLVKRTGLIRHHYQCSFYRTGACQNKRMISNDELEKQVIEWLVREAERLAALVEQEVQVAEEPAEVKILRASLNTLDALPSNPAIEKAKEDILKQIADAIATTSDTSKQYLIAKERIVFAFSNQRYWQSLEPQDKQALLKGCIRKITVDGNKVTAVKLLHLY, via the coding sequence ATGGAAGTTTGGGCTTATGCGAGGGTATCGACTGAAGAACAAGCGGAGGATGAAGGGGCGTTAATTAAACAGATGCGTCGTTTGCGGAGCGCTGGAGCCACGAAAATATATTACGATGTCGAAAGTCGTACCAGCGATAAGCGCAAAGGTCTTTTGCAGTTAATTGAGGATGTGGATGCTAACGCATTTGGTAAAGTCTCAAAGTTGTTATTTATCCGCATCGACCGTTTAACGTCGTCATCAATAATGTTTTATCGGTTGATGGATGCTTTAAAGAAAAAGGGTATTCAACCGACAGCAATTGATGAGCCGTTTGAAATGTCGAGTATCGGTGGAGAACTAACAATTGATGTGCGGTTAGCAGCAGCCAAGTATGAGGTGAAAATGTTAGCGATGCGTGTAAAAAAGGAACGCGAAACTCGCAAGGCAAATAAAAAGCCGCATTGGAACGCGCCATTAGGGTATATAACAGATGGACAGAAGTACGTCAAAGATAACCGTCCGTGCGTTTGTTTGATTGCCAATAAGTCAGAAATGAATGTTTCCCAATTGGCGCGATTTGTGTTTGATATTTTTTTGAGTGTGGGTACAGTGTCAGAGACTGCCAGACAATTGCATGATATTTTTGGGATTCAGGCTCAGGCAGTTTCCAAATCAAAAAATAACAGAAATAATGTACTTGGAGTAGAAGAAATAGCGATTGAAAATATTAATAAAACTCGTGGTTCTGGACTAAATTTGCGTTATCCGCACACGGGATTGAAATGGTCAGTTTCTGGTTTGCGATCGCAGCTGGTAAATCCCATCTATGCAGGGGGAACGGCATATGATACAGTCCAGTATAGCGGGGGGCATCGCAAGCCCTTTGATGAGTGGGAAGTTGCCTGGGAAACTCACGAGGAAATTATTATTACCCGTGAGGAACACGAGCGGGTAAAAGCGATGATTCGAGAAAATCGCAATAACCGCTGGGCAAACGAGCAGAAATATACCAACGTATTTGCTAACCTAGTTAAATGCGCTTGTTGTGGAGCTGCTTACAGTCGCCAATCAAAAAAGTTGGTAAAACGTACCGGATTAATTCGCCATCATTACCAATGCAGTTTTTACCGGACTGGAGCTTGCCAGAACAAGCGGATGATTTCTAATGATGAATTAGAGAAGCAAGTCATCGAATGGCTGGTACGGGAAGCTGAAAGGTTAGCAGCACTAGTAGAGCAAGAAGTTCAAGTGGCAGAAGAACCCGCAGAAGTTAAAATTCTGCGGGCATCTTTAAATACCCTCGATGCTTTACCATCAAATCCAGCGATTGAAAAAGCGAAGGAAGATATTTTAAAGCAGATTGCCGATGCGATCGCTACCACAAGCGACACTTCCAAGCAATACCTAATTGCCAAAGAACGGATTGTTTTCGCATTTTCAAATCAGAGGTACTGGCAAAGTTTGGAACCGCAAGACAAACAAGCTTTACTTAAAGGGTGCATAAGAAAAATAACGGTAGATGGCAACAAAGTTACTGCGGTCAAATTGCTACATTTATATTAG
- a CDS encoding Mo-dependent nitrogenase C-terminal domain-containing protein has translation MKSITPAHEHNHTHAHPHPNLRPPKYKKPGSFDILYPLRRLVDNAEVKNARIAHLICTIIPCCCPFERSINLFGRTLHIPPMCKLNPLYDEFVGLRFRALSYLTDVCGEDVTKYIC, from the coding sequence ATGAAATCTATAACTCCCGCTCACGAACACAACCACACTCACGCTCATCCCCACCCTAATTTACGTCCACCCAAATATAAGAAACCCGGCTCATTTGATATTTTATATCCTTTGCGCCGCCTGGTAGATAACGCTGAAGTTAAAAATGCTCGCATCGCTCATTTAATCTGCACAATCATTCCTTGCTGTTGCCCATTTGAGCGAAGTATTAACTTATTTGGACGGACTTTACACATTCCCCCAATGTGCAAACTTAATCCCTTATACGATGAGTTTGTCGGATTGCGTTTCCGTGCCTTATCTTATCTTACTGATGTTTGTGGCGAAGATGTCACAAAATATATTTGTTAA